One genomic window of Microbacterium testaceum StLB037 includes the following:
- a CDS encoding sensor histidine kinase yields MSAGRSVSSVAPARVLPSDEGSSPSSRTRSVWLLQLVLGASVVITVLLTQALEPSLFAVWTFSTGVGVVIALTAVAIIVPWHRLPRNAVAIIPFGDIIGIGLLSFGTDLRFGFFWVFPITWIATHFAVSLLVSTLATVGVIIVIDAAANGSGPATALRLIVVLLSLTFIGITAYLSSRQTRAFKQLLRRQASRLQGTLQRVTGQERRVSQVLNGLDTGIARMSADGEILALNDTYLSLYGIDRDEPQRPGSAVEYATLRGEPLSESERPFARAARGEQFDDERVWLFDADGSWHALSASTRRLVSSDEPESTLLIVHDITALIEAERARERLAATVSHELRNPLTAIIGHADLALDDPDLSPKVREQLEVIAGAGERMQKLISEILANSRGVFREKDTPKTADAMRIITSSLESFRPAAAARRVTILDDLPDAAEVVGDAFRLRQAFDNILSNAIKYTPGGGSVHLSAEVGDDDVVLRFADTGIGIPTEDLPRIFDPYFRSRAARDSSTPGTGLGMGIVRGIIEENGGSVTLESDLGSGTTVTVVLPVPAKDGEE; encoded by the coding sequence ATGTCAGCCGGGAGGAGTGTGTCGTCGGTGGCGCCGGCCCGGGTGCTGCCGAGCGACGAGGGGTCCAGTCCGAGCAGCCGCACGAGATCGGTCTGGCTCCTGCAACTCGTCCTCGGGGCGAGCGTGGTGATCACGGTACTGCTCACCCAGGCTCTGGAGCCGTCCCTGTTCGCTGTCTGGACCTTCTCGACGGGTGTGGGTGTGGTCATCGCCCTGACAGCCGTCGCGATCATCGTGCCCTGGCATCGCCTGCCGCGGAACGCGGTGGCGATCATCCCGTTCGGCGACATCATCGGGATCGGGCTGCTGAGCTTCGGAACCGATCTGCGCTTCGGCTTCTTCTGGGTCTTCCCCATCACCTGGATCGCCACCCACTTCGCCGTCAGCCTGCTCGTCAGCACCCTCGCGACCGTCGGCGTGATCATCGTCATCGACGCCGCGGCCAACGGTTCCGGACCGGCCACCGCGCTGCGGCTCATCGTGGTCCTCCTCTCGCTGACCTTCATCGGGATCACCGCGTACCTCTCGTCTCGGCAGACCCGCGCCTTCAAACAGCTGCTCCGACGGCAGGCCAGCCGATTGCAGGGCACCCTGCAACGCGTCACGGGTCAGGAACGACGGGTCTCGCAGGTGCTGAACGGTCTGGACACCGGCATCGCGCGGATGTCGGCCGACGGGGAGATCCTCGCCCTGAACGACACCTACCTGTCGCTGTACGGGATCGACCGCGACGAGCCGCAGCGCCCCGGGAGCGCGGTGGAGTACGCGACTCTGCGGGGCGAGCCGCTCAGCGAATCGGAACGCCCCTTCGCCCGTGCCGCGCGGGGCGAGCAGTTCGACGACGAACGTGTCTGGCTCTTCGACGCGGACGGCAGTTGGCACGCCCTCTCAGCCTCGACGCGGCGACTGGTCTCCTCGGACGAACCCGAGAGCACGTTGCTGATCGTCCACGACATCACCGCCCTCATCGAAGCCGAGCGCGCGCGCGAACGGTTGGCCGCGACGGTCTCGCACGAACTGCGCAACCCGCTGACCGCGATCATCGGTCACGCCGACCTCGCTCTGGACGACCCCGACCTCTCCCCCAAGGTGCGTGAGCAGCTCGAGGTGATCGCGGGCGCGGGCGAGCGCATGCAGAAGCTCATCTCCGAGATCCTCGCGAACTCCCGCGGGGTCTTCCGCGAGAAGGACACCCCGAAGACGGCGGACGCGATGCGCATCATCACCTCCTCGCTCGAATCCTTCCGTCCGGCCGCGGCCGCCCGGCGGGTCACCATCCTCGACGATCTCCCCGACGCCGCGGAGGTCGTGGGAGACGCGTTCCGGCTGCGACAGGCCTTCGACAACATCCTGAGCAATGCCATCAAGTACACGCCCGGCGGCGGCTCGGTTCACCTCTCCGCGGAGGTCGGCGACGACGACGTGGTGCTGCGCTTCGCGGACACCGGTATCGGCATCCCGACCGAAGACCTGCCGCGGATCTTCGACCCGTACTTCCGCTCACGCGCGGCCCGGGACAGCTCGACTCCGGGAACGGGGCTCGGGATGGGGATCGTCCGCGGGATCATCGAAGAGAACGGCGGCTCGGTGACGCTCGAGAGCGACCTCGGGTCCGGCACCACCGTCACGGTGGTCCTGCCCGTTCCGGCGAAGGACGGGGAGGAATGA
- a CDS encoding GGDEF domain: MTAVETLANLSLAQATVTTLASIMIVSLGFLPRPSRAALLWSLAFLLAMTSTWTSVVGVATEDESLRRIGLGLILGAPALIWSGFRARRGVRALSWIGGVQGVCSAAVLVVATDPAVYGLLFRVAFLGAAVFAGLTIFELRRSADSRERLMLPLLVVSAGFVVLALASVVSAVAAPAAVGDLQLPRLLNGLAMLIYLVCATVSLLYFTSVSPGYALTATAWPQFAVTASDRLVRARSARESGWVMLSIQVDDPVHLRSAAGDNNWSHIISAFEAVVTDAFPAEADIGRKASGHLVVLVARPDPVVRECVRTVLRQFTEMDATSWIAVQLSASVGWVPAEAGDYDFDALIDQADTAASAARRLGGDRWERVRL, encoded by the coding sequence ATGACCGCGGTCGAGACCCTCGCGAATCTCAGCCTCGCGCAGGCCACCGTCACCACCCTCGCGTCGATCATGATCGTGAGCCTGGGATTCCTTCCCCGCCCCTCCCGCGCGGCTCTCCTGTGGTCACTGGCTTTCCTGCTCGCGATGACGAGCACCTGGACGTCCGTGGTGGGCGTGGCGACCGAGGACGAGTCGCTGCGTCGCATCGGGCTCGGACTGATCCTCGGTGCGCCCGCCCTCATCTGGTCGGGGTTCCGCGCGCGTCGCGGCGTGCGCGCCCTGTCCTGGATCGGCGGGGTGCAGGGCGTGTGCTCCGCGGCCGTGCTCGTGGTCGCCACGGATCCCGCCGTCTACGGGCTGCTGTTCCGGGTGGCGTTCCTCGGCGCGGCCGTCTTCGCGGGGTTGACCATCTTCGAGCTCCGTCGCTCCGCCGACTCCCGCGAGCGGCTGATGCTTCCGCTCCTGGTCGTGTCCGCGGGATTCGTCGTGCTCGCGTTGGCGAGCGTCGTCTCGGCCGTCGCCGCGCCGGCGGCCGTGGGCGACCTTCAGCTCCCCCGTTTGCTCAACGGGCTCGCGATGCTCATCTACCTCGTCTGCGCGACCGTCAGCCTGCTGTACTTCACATCCGTCTCCCCCGGGTACGCACTGACGGCGACCGCGTGGCCGCAGTTCGCCGTCACGGCATCCGATCGTCTCGTCCGCGCGCGCAGCGCTCGCGAGTCCGGATGGGTGATGCTCTCGATCCAGGTGGACGATCCCGTGCACCTCCGCAGCGCGGCGGGTGACAACAACTGGTCGCACATCATCTCCGCGTTCGAGGCGGTCGTGACCGACGCGTTCCCCGCAGAAGCCGATATCGGCCGGAAGGCGAGTGGTCATCTCGTCGTCCTCGTGGCGCGCCCCGATCCCGTGGTCCGCGAGTGCGTCCGCACCGTCCTGCGCCAGTTCACGGAGATGGATGCCACCTCGTGGATCGCCGTTCAGCTCTCGGCGAGCGTGGGGTGGGTGCCCGCCGAAGCGGGAGACTACGACTTCGACGCGCTGATCGATCAAGCCGATACCGCGGCGTCGGCCGCGCGGCGCCTCGGCGGCGACCGGTGGGAGCGCGTTCGGCTCTGA
- a CDS encoding DUF4012 domain-containing protein gives MNDRRPGARAGRVFAWCATTILLTGLFVTFWIGLRGGLAVSHLTAAQHAVQDAEASTDDPLAVASLLPTVHDETSAARALTSDPIWSLGERLPWVGPQLSALAVSSAALDDAVAEGLIPLASAASRLSTEALRPKDGAFDIADIAALEPTAGAVSVHLHVAAAELAAVDTRPLLGPLRDGVTRAHDLIGAAADSADALRRAARLVPAMLGADGPRSYLVLFQNNAEWRSLGGIVGAVAQIDTHDGRIALVDQASTADFPPGTDPPVVDLYPEVRDLFETRPARFIQDVTQVPDFTVGAPIAREMWRRLRGRDVDGVIALDPVTLGYILTATGPVALPTGDELTADNAVTLLLQEVYRRYPDPARQDEFFRTASAAVFTALAEGRADPRKLIEALSRAGTEGRLLMWNADADDQAILDGTTLQGTLPTTDVDETRFGVYLNDGTGSKMDSYLRPTVDVAWCGQDSAVLGVTLRNDAPDPQTLPSYVTGGGEYGVPVGQALTGVYVYLPAGARLEERTSTGNGAPAGFAGGTAQGRQVVKWSVQLAPGQQAHLELRVSTPRTAHLEAKVTPTVFEMASGSEADSCGPERSSPGAAAAQR, from the coding sequence ATGAATGACCGGCGGCCCGGCGCCCGGGCCGGACGGGTCTTCGCCTGGTGCGCGACGACCATCCTGCTCACGGGCCTCTTCGTCACGTTCTGGATCGGCCTGCGCGGGGGCCTCGCCGTCAGTCACCTGACGGCCGCCCAACACGCGGTCCAGGATGCCGAAGCTTCCACGGACGACCCGCTCGCGGTCGCTTCCCTCCTGCCGACGGTGCACGACGAGACGTCCGCGGCACGGGCCCTTACGAGCGACCCGATCTGGTCGCTCGGCGAGAGACTCCCCTGGGTCGGTCCGCAGCTCTCCGCCCTCGCTGTGTCCTCCGCAGCTCTCGACGACGCGGTGGCCGAGGGTCTCATCCCGTTGGCGTCAGCCGCATCCCGGCTGTCCACGGAGGCGCTCCGGCCGAAGGACGGCGCGTTCGACATCGCGGACATCGCTGCGCTCGAACCGACTGCGGGAGCTGTATCCGTTCACCTCCATGTCGCCGCGGCGGAGCTGGCCGCCGTCGACACGCGCCCTCTCCTCGGGCCGCTCCGTGACGGCGTCACGCGAGCGCACGACCTCATCGGCGCGGCGGCGGACTCCGCGGACGCCCTCCGCCGCGCGGCCCGCTTGGTTCCCGCCATGCTCGGAGCCGATGGGCCTCGGTCGTACCTGGTGCTCTTTCAGAACAATGCGGAGTGGCGCTCACTGGGCGGGATCGTCGGGGCCGTGGCCCAGATCGACACCCACGACGGACGCATCGCCTTGGTCGACCAAGCATCGACAGCCGACTTCCCGCCGGGGACCGATCCTCCCGTGGTCGATCTCTACCCGGAGGTACGCGACCTCTTCGAGACGCGGCCCGCTCGCTTCATCCAGGACGTCACGCAGGTGCCCGACTTCACGGTGGGCGCGCCGATCGCGCGGGAGATGTGGCGACGCCTCCGTGGACGGGACGTCGATGGAGTGATCGCACTCGACCCCGTCACACTCGGCTACATCCTGACGGCCACGGGACCGGTCGCCCTTCCGACGGGCGACGAACTGACCGCCGACAATGCCGTGACCCTTCTGTTGCAGGAGGTCTATCGTCGCTACCCCGACCCCGCGCGACAGGACGAGTTCTTCCGCACGGCCTCCGCCGCGGTGTTCACCGCTCTCGCCGAGGGCCGCGCGGACCCCCGCAAGCTGATCGAGGCGCTGAGCCGTGCCGGTACCGAGGGTCGCCTGCTGATGTGGAACGCGGATGCCGATGACCAGGCGATTCTCGACGGCACGACGCTGCAAGGGACGCTGCCGACGACCGACGTCGATGAGACCCGCTTCGGCGTGTACCTGAACGACGGCACCGGATCGAAGATGGATTCCTACCTCCGCCCCACCGTCGACGTCGCCTGGTGCGGGCAGGACTCCGCGGTCCTGGGTGTGACGCTGCGTAACGACGCCCCCGACCCCCAGACGCTCCCGTCGTATGTGACGGGCGGCGGCGAGTACGGGGTTCCGGTGGGCCAGGCGCTGACCGGTGTCTACGTGTATCTGCCCGCCGGGGCACGGCTCGAGGAGCGCACTTCGACCGGGAACGGCGCACCCGCCGGGTTCGCCGGCGGCACGGCACAGGGCCGGCAGGTGGTGAAGTGGTCCGTGCAACTCGCTCCCGGCCAACAGGCTCACCTCGAGCTGCGGGTGTCGACGCCCCGGACGGCGCACCTCGAGGCGAAAGTCACCCCCACCGTGTTCGAAATGGCGAGCGGGAGCGAGGCCGACAGCTGCGGCCCGGAGCGCTCCTCGCCCGGAGCGGCCGCCGCACAACGCTGA
- a CDS encoding endonuclease/exonuclease/phosphatase family protein, with protein sequence MKVISYNLRKHRAAGELSRLVDEHAVDVLCLQECDTRDIPVEIAGLRLAEATQRNRLGLAVYYRENTFRAVEVRAIALKKSLHDYVLKPAEERMLGVRLRDIDDGREVIVASFHAAPLTALNSLRRHQIRTALSELQNLGPGLPALMVGDYNYPVFKEHLGQKVRDQGYELTLSDARTYTRYRFFRGHYDFATSVGFDIAHIRTLPQGLSDHLPILITAEVSTSHAPTGP encoded by the coding sequence ATGAAGGTCATCTCGTACAACCTCCGCAAGCACCGCGCCGCGGGCGAGCTCTCGAGACTCGTCGACGAGCACGCGGTGGACGTGTTGTGCCTCCAGGAGTGCGATACCCGCGACATCCCCGTCGAGATCGCGGGCCTGCGCCTCGCCGAGGCGACCCAGCGCAACCGCCTGGGGTTGGCCGTCTACTACCGGGAGAACACCTTCCGCGCGGTGGAGGTGCGCGCGATCGCGCTCAAGAAGTCGCTGCACGACTATGTGTTGAAGCCCGCCGAGGAGCGCATGCTCGGTGTTCGTCTGCGGGACATCGACGACGGTCGCGAGGTGATCGTTGCGTCGTTCCACGCGGCACCCCTGACCGCGTTGAACTCGCTCCGGCGGCATCAGATCCGTACCGCGTTGAGCGAGCTCCAGAACCTCGGTCCGGGGCTCCCCGCGCTGATGGTCGGGGACTACAACTACCCGGTCTTCAAGGAGCACCTCGGCCAGAAGGTGCGAGATCAGGGCTACGAGCTCACCCTGAGCGACGCGCGGACGTACACGAGGTACCGGTTCTTCCGGGGTCACTACGATTTCGCGACGTCCGTCGGCTTCGACATCGCCCACATCCGTACGCTGCCGCAGGGGCTCAGCGATCACCTCCCGATCCTCATCACCGCCGAGGTGTCCACCTCGCACGCGCCCACCGGCCCCTGA
- the truA gene encoding tRNA pseudouridine(38-40) synthase TruA: protein MRLRLDISYDGTHFRGWARQPGLRTVQGVLEEALARILGGDPRLVVAGRTDAGVHASGQVAHLDLDDAQQARLPRRRREGDEGDAVAALAGRVRGVLGAYPDVTVHRSSCAPEGFDARFSAVWRRYSYRIADAQAGYEPLERLRTTSVRASLDVDAMHAAAQRLIGLHDFAAYCKAREEATTIRTLLEYDWRRGDDGILIANVRADAFCHSMVRALVGACVAVGEGRLEVDDVIKIRDEGRRTADSKVLAARGLVLAEVGYPADALLAARAAQTRNRRDADDIGA, encoded by the coding sequence GTGCGTCTGCGACTCGACATCTCCTACGACGGAACGCACTTCCGCGGATGGGCCCGCCAACCGGGCCTCCGAACGGTTCAGGGAGTCCTGGAAGAGGCCCTCGCCCGGATTCTGGGCGGTGATCCTCGGCTCGTCGTGGCCGGACGGACCGACGCGGGCGTGCACGCGTCCGGGCAGGTCGCTCACCTCGACCTGGATGACGCGCAGCAGGCGCGTCTGCCGCGCCGACGTCGGGAGGGCGACGAAGGGGATGCCGTCGCGGCTCTCGCGGGGCGGGTGCGCGGGGTTCTGGGCGCCTACCCCGACGTCACCGTTCACCGGTCGTCGTGCGCCCCGGAGGGCTTCGACGCCCGGTTCTCCGCTGTCTGGCGCCGTTACAGCTACCGGATCGCCGATGCGCAGGCCGGATACGAGCCGTTGGAGCGGCTTCGGACCACCTCGGTCCGGGCTTCGCTCGACGTCGACGCGATGCACGCCGCTGCCCAGAGGCTCATCGGCCTGCACGACTTCGCCGCATACTGCAAGGCCCGGGAAGAGGCCACCACGATTCGCACGCTCCTCGAGTACGACTGGCGGCGCGGTGACGACGGCATCCTGATCGCCAACGTCCGGGCGGACGCGTTCTGCCACAGCATGGTCCGCGCCCTCGTGGGTGCCTGCGTGGCCGTGGGGGAGGGGCGCCTCGAGGTCGATGACGTCATCAAGATCCGGGATGAGGGCCGCCGTACCGCTGACTCGAAGGTCCTGGCGGCGCGCGGCCTCGTCCTCGCCGAGGTCGGGTATCCAGCCGATGCGCTGCTGGCGGCCCGTGCCGCCCAGACCCGCAACCGGAGGGATGCGGACGACATCGGGGCGTGA
- the rplQ gene encoding 50S ribosomal protein L17, whose translation MPKPTKGPRLGGGPAHERLLLANLAAALYTHKSIKTTETKAKRLRPLAERLITFAKRGDLHARRRVLSVIGDKEVVHTLFTEIAPLVAERDGGYTRITKVGNRKGDNAPMAVIELVLEPVTKKPSSSKAAAAPAAAAPTAEPAAEEVVADEAPVADEAAEAGAESQDEGAAAEAAAEDAVADDAKA comes from the coding sequence ATGCCTAAGCCCACGAAGGGTCCCCGCCTCGGAGGCGGCCCGGCCCACGAGCGTCTGCTTCTCGCGAACCTCGCTGCAGCGCTGTACACGCACAAGTCCATCAAGACGACCGAGACGAAGGCCAAGCGCCTCCGTCCGCTCGCCGAGCGCCTCATCACCTTCGCCAAGCGCGGCGACCTGCACGCGCGTCGTCGCGTGCTGAGCGTGATCGGCGACAAGGAAGTTGTGCACACCCTGTTCACCGAGATCGCGCCGCTGGTGGCCGAGCGTGACGGCGGATACACCCGCATCACGAAGGTCGGCAACCGCAAGGGCGACAACGCCCCCATGGCTGTCATCGAGCTCGTCCTCGAGCCCGTGACCAAGAAGCCCTCGTCGTCGAAGGCTGCTGCGGCTCCCGCCGCCGCTGCGCCGACGGCGGAGCCCGCGGCCGAAGAGGTCGTCGCTGACGAGGCTCCCGTCGCCGATGAGGCCGCCGAGGCCGGCGCCGAGTCGCAGGACGAGGGTGCCGCTGCCGAGGCCGCAGCCGAGGACGCTGTGGCGGACGACGCCAAGGCCTGA
- a CDS encoding DNA-directed RNA polymerase subunit alpha — MLIAQRPTLTEEKVGEFRSRFVIEPLEPGFGYTIGNALRRSLLSSIPGAAVTSIRIDGVLHEFSTIPGVKEDVTEIILNIKQLVVSSERDEPITAYLRKTGSGEVTAADISAPAGVEVHNPDLVIATLNDTAKFELELTIERGRGYVSATQNRNEYAEAGQIPIDSIYSPVLKVSYRVEATRAGERTDFDKLVLDVESKPSIAPRDAVASAGRTLTELFGLARELNVEAEGIEIGPAPVETVLSNELSMPIEDLDLSVRSYNCLKREGINTVSELVALSETQLMNIRNFGQKSVDEVRDKLVSLGLSLKDSVPGFDGAQFFGGYDEETV; from the coding sequence GTGCTCATCGCACAGCGTCCCACTCTGACCGAGGAGAAGGTCGGGGAGTTCCGCAGTCGTTTCGTCATCGAGCCCCTCGAGCCCGGCTTCGGTTACACCATCGGCAACGCCCTGCGTCGCAGCCTGCTGTCGTCGATCCCCGGTGCGGCCGTCACGAGCATCCGTATCGACGGCGTTCTGCACGAGTTCAGCACGATCCCGGGCGTGAAGGAAGACGTCACCGAGATCATCCTGAACATCAAGCAGCTCGTCGTCTCGAGCGAGCGTGACGAGCCCATCACGGCGTACCTCCGCAAGACCGGCTCCGGCGAGGTCACGGCCGCGGACATCTCGGCTCCGGCCGGCGTCGAGGTGCACAACCCCGATCTGGTCATCGCGACCCTCAACGACACCGCGAAGTTCGAGCTCGAGCTCACCATCGAGCGTGGCCGCGGCTACGTGTCGGCGACGCAGAACCGCAACGAGTACGCCGAGGCCGGTCAGATTCCGATCGACTCGATCTACTCGCCCGTCCTGAAGGTCAGCTACCGCGTCGAGGCCACCCGTGCCGGCGAGCGTACGGACTTCGACAAGCTCGTCCTCGACGTCGAGTCGAAGCCCTCGATCGCTCCCCGTGACGCCGTCGCTTCGGCGGGACGCACGCTGACCGAGCTGTTCGGCCTCGCCCGCGAGCTGAACGTCGAGGCTGAGGGTATCGAGATCGGCCCCGCGCCGGTCGAGACCGTTCTCTCGAACGAGCTGTCGATGCCGATCGAGGATCTCGATCTCTCGGTCCGCTCGTACAACTGCCTCAAGCGCGAGGGCATCAACACGGTGTCCGAGCTGGTCGCCCTCTCGGAGACCCAGCTGATGAACATCCGCAACTTCGGTCAGAAGTCGGTCGACGAGGTGCGCGACAAGCTCGTCTCGCTCGGCCTGTCGCTCAAGGACTCGGTGCCCGGCTTCGACGGCGCCCAGTTCTTCGGCGGCTACGACGAAGAAACCGTCTGA
- the rpsK gene encoding 30S ribosomal protein S11, whose amino-acid sequence MAQAKSAARKPRRKEKKNIAVGQAHIKSTFNNTIVSITDPSGAVISWASSGGVGFKGSRKSTPYAAGMAAESAARQAQEHGVKKVDVFVKGPGSGRETAIRSLTAAGLEVGSIQDVTPQAHNGCRPPKRRRV is encoded by the coding sequence ATGGCACAGGCCAAGTCTGCCGCGCGCAAGCCGCGCCGCAAGGAGAAGAAGAACATCGCCGTGGGCCAGGCCCACATCAAGTCGACGTTCAACAACACCATCGTTTCGATCACCGACCCCTCGGGTGCCGTCATCAGCTGGGCTTCGTCCGGCGGCGTCGGCTTCAAGGGTTCGCGCAAGTCGACGCCGTACGCCGCCGGCATGGCCGCCGAGTCGGCTGCCCGCCAGGCGCAGGAGCACGGTGTCAAGAAGGTCGACGTCTTCGTGAAGGGACCGGGTTCGGGTCGTGAGACCGCGATCCGCTCGCTCACCGCGGCCGGCCTCGAGGTCGGCTCGATCCAGGACGTGACGCCGCAGGCCCACAACGGCTGCCGTCCGCCCAAGCGTCGCCGCGTCTGA
- the rpsM gene encoding 30S ribosomal protein S13, translated as MARLAGVDIPRDKRVVIALTYIYGVGRTRSVEILNATGISQDVRVKDLTDDQLVALRDHIEGTYKVEGDLRREVAADIRRKVEIGSYEGLRHRRGLPVRGQRTKTNARTRKGPKRTVAGKKKAR; from the coding sequence ATGGCACGTCTTGCCGGCGTCGACATCCCGCGCGATAAGCGCGTGGTGATCGCACTTACGTACATCTACGGTGTGGGCCGCACCCGCTCCGTCGAGATCCTGAACGCGACCGGCATCAGCCAGGACGTCCGCGTCAAGGACCTCACCGACGACCAGCTGGTCGCGCTCCGCGACCACATCGAAGGCACCTACAAGGTGGAGGGTGACCTCCGTCGCGAGGTCGCCGCCGACATCCGCCGCAAGGTCGAGATCGGTTCCTACGAGGGCCTGCGCCACCGCCGCGGCCTCCCCGTGCGCGGTCAGCGCACGAAGACGAACGCGCGTACCCGCAAGGGTCCCAAGCGCACCGTCGCCGGCAAGAAGAAGGCGCGCTAG
- the rpmJ gene encoding 50S ribosomal protein L36, translating to MKVNPSVKPICDHCKVIRRHGRVMVICKSNPRHKQRQG from the coding sequence ATGAAGGTCAACCCCTCCGTCAAGCCCATCTGCGACCACTGCAAGGTGATCCGTCGCCACGGGCGCGTGATGGTGATCTGCAAGAGCAACCCGCGCCACAAGCAGCGCCAGGGCTGA
- the infA gene encoding translation initiation factor IF-1, whose translation MAKKDGVIEIEGTVSEALPNAMFRVELTNGHKVLATISGKMRQNYIRIIPEDRVVVELSPYDLTRGRIVYRYR comes from the coding sequence ATGGCGAAGAAAGACGGTGTCATCGAGATCGAGGGCACGGTGTCCGAGGCACTGCCCAACGCGATGTTCCGTGTCGAACTGACCAACGGCCACAAGGTGCTCGCCACCATCTCGGGCAAGATGCGACAGAACTACATCCGCATCATCCCCGAGGACCGTGTCGTCGTCGAGCTGAGCCCCTACGACCTCACCCGCGGTCGTATCGTCTACCGCTACCGCTGA
- a CDS encoding DsbA family protein: protein MMMAAARKATNWFAIGITAAAVVIVLVVGGVVWFANSQATSAGTLPQSSAVNTDTGAIAVGSGAKTVDTYVDFMCPICNSFEQSYGPTIQQLVDDGTITLNIHPISILDRSSQGTQYSTRSASAAYCVAVDNPANVQAFVKAMYAQQPTEGTSGLDNATIASIATSAGASDAVTSCINDGTYEKYVTAMTRQTPIQSGASGVSTPTIVVNGTLLTNKTDLTGDPQKDIVARLNG, encoded by the coding sequence ATGATGATGGCTGCGGCACGCAAGGCCACGAACTGGTTCGCGATCGGCATCACGGCTGCGGCGGTGGTGATCGTCCTCGTGGTGGGCGGCGTGGTGTGGTTCGCCAACAGCCAGGCGACCTCGGCGGGCACCCTGCCCCAGTCTTCTGCCGTGAACACCGACACGGGTGCCATCGCGGTGGGTTCCGGCGCGAAGACGGTCGACACGTACGTCGACTTCATGTGCCCGATCTGCAACTCCTTCGAGCAGTCCTACGGGCCGACGATCCAGCAGCTCGTCGACGACGGGACGATCACGCTGAACATCCACCCGATCTCGATCCTGGATCGTTCGTCGCAAGGGACGCAGTACTCGACGCGGTCCGCGAGCGCCGCCTACTGCGTCGCGGTCGACAACCCCGCGAACGTGCAGGCGTTCGTGAAGGCGATGTACGCCCAGCAGCCGACCGAGGGGACGTCGGGCCTCGACAACGCCACGATCGCCTCGATCGCGACGAGTGCGGGAGCATCGGATGCCGTGACCTCGTGCATCAACGACGGCACCTACGAGAAGTACGTGACGGCGATGACCCGACAGACCCCGATCCAGTCGGGTGCGAGCGGGGTTTCGACGCCCACGATCGTCGTCAACGGCACGCTGCTGACGAACAAGACCGACCTGACCGGCGACCCGCAGAAGGACATCGTCGCTCGTCTGAACGGCTGA
- the map gene encoding type I methionyl aminopeptidase, with protein MVFRSSIYKKPAQLRAMVEPGLITAAALDAVRALIAPGMTTLELDAEAARVIAARGAVSNFQMVRGYRHTICASVNEQVVHGIPNDRPLQAGDILSIDAGAEFRGWNGDSAFTVIVPGDAPETLVAPRRRLSEVTEGSLWAGIAALSRASHLAEVGAAIEAYIDENAPSGGYGILRDYVGHGIGRKMHESPSVFNYAVDDRGPEVRPGLAVAIEPMVVIGDQATVVEDDGWTVSTVDGTAGSHWEHSVAVHDGGIWVLTAPDGGAEKLAPFGVVPKEIDS; from the coding sequence GTGGTCTTCCGCTCCTCGATCTACAAGAAGCCCGCGCAGCTGCGCGCGATGGTGGAGCCCGGGCTCATCACGGCTGCCGCGTTGGACGCGGTTCGAGCGTTGATCGCGCCGGGTATGACGACGCTCGAGCTGGACGCCGAAGCGGCGCGGGTGATCGCCGCGCGCGGCGCCGTGTCGAACTTCCAGATGGTGCGGGGCTATCGCCACACGATCTGCGCCTCGGTGAACGAGCAGGTGGTCCACGGCATCCCGAACGATCGTCCCTTGCAAGCGGGCGACATCCTGTCGATCGACGCGGGCGCGGAGTTCCGCGGGTGGAACGGCGACTCGGCCTTCACGGTCATCGTGCCCGGTGACGCCCCCGAGACCCTCGTCGCTCCCCGTCGTCGCCTGTCGGAGGTCACCGAGGGATCGCTGTGGGCAGGCATCGCCGCTCTCAGCAGGGCGTCGCACCTCGCCGAGGTGGGGGCCGCCATCGAGGCGTACATCGACGAGAACGCCCCGAGCGGGGGCTACGGCATCCTCCGGGATTACGTCGGCCACGGCATCGGACGCAAGATGCACGAGTCGCCCAGCGTCTTCAACTACGCCGTCGATGATCGCGGCCCCGAGGTGCGGCCCGGTCTTGCGGTCGCGATCGAGCCCATGGTGGTCATCGGCGATCAGGCGACCGTGGTCGAGGACGACGGGTGGACGGTGTCCACGGTCGACGGCACAGCGGGCTCCCATTGGGAACATAGCGTCGCCGTGCACGATGGAGGCATCTGGGTTCTCACCGCGCCCGACGGTGGTGCAGAAAAACTGGCGCCCTTCGGTGTGGTGCCGAAGGAGATCGATTCATGA